The Puntigrus tetrazona isolate hp1 chromosome 9, ASM1883169v1, whole genome shotgun sequence genome includes the window CGCCGTCGACTGCAGCTACTGTTGAGCTACCTTCTTAGATATGGTTGTGTTTCTGACTTCGAATCACTTCTGAGACTTTGGGAAGAGTAGTTACTGCCTTGTTCCACTGGTATTTGTTCCCAAGCTTGTTTAATGTTAGCATGTCTGCTAAAATAACATATTGCCCTGAATTAACCCCTAATATAATGTAACTATAGCCTATTGAGTTATATTCAGAAATTTAGCACGTTCTTGTAGAAGaaaattccatttaaattcCATTTCAAATAGATTCTGTATAAAAGCCCTGAGAATGGTACAGCAGTTCAGACCACTGTCACcacaatgacacaattttcCTGCGGTAGCCTGTGAATACCATGAAATTGACTGAACTGAATCGCCTGAACTCTCACTCtctatcttttttctttgtgcGTAGGAGAAGCAATGTGTACAAATCTGAACCTTTGTTATGCTGCAGTCCAGACTCTCTTCTGTCGATGTACATGAAATGTAGTAttaaactgcatgcaaaaaagTACTGTGGTAGTAATATGGTTTTTGGAAACAGtgctttgtttttcacacaGTACTTTGACGCAAATAGCATGTGGAAACCATTGTATATTAATACGAATTCGTGAAAATATAGTAACAATATGGAACATCATTACTGTACCATTGTACCACCACAGTACTTTTTGTATGGCATGAAACAGATAACTACAAAAGACAAGAGGTGTTGAAagttatgtctttattttttgacaattttagaacttttattaaaatatttagcagcactTTGTCTCGAGGCTTGAATAAGTAGATGTCTATGAGGACTGATAGCAGTGCTTGGCGTGGTGGGAGGGAAGCGTGTTTACAAAATTTCTGGGGGAAAGCCAGCACAATTGACTGCCATCTCCATGGCAACCTTACCCTCTGCCAACAACTCTCCAATTACTGCTAGTGCACGGCAAGGGCACACATACACAGCCTGATAAATAGAAGAGTACAGTGAAGCAGAAGTATAGTCAAACATTCCATACTGCCAATGTAATAACTTCATATTCCTCTAAGCACTAACAATATTTAGATGATTCAGTGGTAAAACACTCTGCACACAGACCTGTAAGCGCTGGTGCTGCTTGTGCCCATGGGCCCTGTTTGAAATTGTGTAAATagcacaaatatttaaacaatgtttaagGTTTTTCAAGTTTATAGGTGTCCAGGTACAGGAACtgaataatcaaatataaaatttcattGCCTAGTATTcactataaattaaatattaattcttGTTAAAACTACAAAGCAGTTCAGTAAAGAGCTGTGAGTGACGGTCtctcatttaatttctttgaattAACATTAAGGTAAATTAGGCacggttattttaaaaagataatgcATCCAATGTAACAATTAAAGCATtacaaatttgatttatttttcaattgtCATACATAATATGACATAACTCGAATAAGAGTTAGGTATTGTGTTATTTAACACATAGCATTAAATAAAGCATGCAATCACTcagttattatcaattatttgtGCTTGCATGCTTTAAACTCGTGTGAATGTTTAAATTGATTAAACATGTTAATTGTCATGTGCAAACATTTTTGTGACAACACGCAGCAGTGCCATCAACTGTCCTGAGAGTCTTTTTAAGATGGCTTCAGCCAGGCGGTTGAAATCTTTGGGCCCCCCCATAACTGTGGGCCCCTGTAATTGTCACCACCTTTCTCCCCACTAGTGAAGGCCCCTCATATAGACTTACAAACTAAAACGCAACCGCTAATGACCAGCTATTTATCATTTCTCTGGACAGTCACATCCATCTCGCACTAAACTACTTAGtagtgagacacacacacacacataccaggTGAAGAAGGTGCATTCCTGGTTCTGATGGATGGCTTCTCTGCAGTTCATTTTCCACTGTGTGGAAAAAGAAGAGGTAGGAATGTATTGATGGCTATAGTTTGCACGGGTTAGCTGAGGTGTGGAATACCTGCATGCTCTACAGGTGTGCTGCCTGCAGGCCTCTTCACCGCACTGCATGCTGGTGTCACGTCAACGCTGATAAAACAACTTAGCTTTTGTTAGGCGGTTTTGTTTATGACAACAAACAATTATCTAGAgatcatttctgcatttattaatgcaatttaaatgtgtgtaagGTAGGTTTTGTTTCGAGTGTCTCAGGTCCTGCTGCTCAAATGTGGAGTACGTAAGATAAAAATACCTCTTACGCTATTCAAGAAAGACTAAGATGAATAGCCGGCCTTGACAGAAAACTTCACGGTTTCATTTTCTACATCAACCATATGTGGGTCTGGCAAGGAGTCTAAAATCTTCCTGGCTCCCAGGTAGACTAAAGGGTCGGgttacatatactgtatatctatCCAAGTTGAAGGAGGTTTTTTGAGCTACAGACAACCTCCACCGGGTTGGTACAGAAGATATTAGCTGAGATTATAGGTGacataaaaacaagacattttcattcagtgtaAAATGTTTAGAATGGAAAATTTTACCCAAATTTACTGCTATTATGTTTTTCCACCTTGGCCGGCTCCACCTGGTTTGTGGACTGGAACTTTAAAATTGAATGGATGACGTTGTCTCCACCGTGTGGCCAAACTTCGTAGgttttcatctgtttttttttaacaaatgtcaAACATAAACCAATGAAACTAGAGGTAGATAGACTATTTCTTAAcgaaatgtattataaatacctTATCAGACTGTtatattgaaataatgttaataataaacaaccGTATTTTACTGTGTACGTGTACAAGTGTACGTCGGTTTTTTTCATGACATTTGCGTAATAACCGCCTCAGGAAAGTTTATTGGAAGACCGTGTGCTAGAGTTTGCTAGCTTCGAGAGGGGGACTATGTCTACTAAGAATCGTGTTTTCATTGTTGTATACGCTCTTTCCGAGAATCAAAAATGGCGTCAcggtggccgagaggttaaggcgttGGACTCGAAATCCAATGGGGTTTCCCCGCACAGGTTCGAATCCTGTTCGTGACGAACTTCTTTTTCGCTTCCGTGTGAGCTCGAGACCTGATGAATTATTGTTGCCGAACCCTTGAAACTAATTCATACGTCTCGGTTGTTTATGTGACAGTCCAAGACAATCTACGTCTAGCTAGAAATGTCACGCTCACTCATGTTTTCACACACGGAGAAGCAGCACATTAAATGCGAGGAAGTACATTCCCGCACTTATCTACATGGCCTTGTTACATCTCCTTGACGCAAGTTTAACTTCACTTCAGTGATATACGGGGGTTACATATAGGACCCAGCCATCACAATACAGAAGAACCGTAAAAACAACATCTTGTAACTGCCGACAGTCTATTGGATTGCTGAAGTGCTGATGCAACCCAAATACCTCTGGAAATATTTCAGAACGTGTAATCAAATCGCATTACACAACGTCGACGATCGTACAAGGAAATAGTGCGTGGTTATTTCCCATCCATGTGGACGCATTCTTCGCGGTGTCCAATCAGATCGTGCTCAATGTAACAAGAACGCGGTAAAAACCAACACTCCAGTCTCTTAAGGGCTCGTTCCTGTGCAGTGTTGACGATACCGACCGATGCTGAGCGACTCGTTTGTGATGTCTGTTCACTCAAACGCGCGTGTATTAAAACCGTAGTTGTGTATTTAACGGGAATTACACGTCCTTGAACACCCCCGCGGAGCGCAGAGATGGTACGTTCGGTAAAATTTAAAGAACCGAACACACACCGGAGAAGCTCAGACGCTTTGTTAGAGAGGGAGAGGCGGATAGCGCTGTCAAATAGAGAGTTCCCCTCTTTTGCGAcagttttttaaattctttattttagtAAGGTGCAGTGCTACACGTGTAGAAAACAtgctatatattaattttaaaggcCATCAGGAAGTTTTGAACCGCTCATAACGCACATTAAAGTTAGGCAGCTGTAACTGTTAGTCATTTCGGCTGACACTCGTTTTTTAGATTACCTCTGTCGTTCGCATTTGCCTTAAAATATCGCTTAGACGCCAGATGAATGGTTTTCGTGAGGAAGGTGAAATGGAAAGACGCGCTAACGTTATTAGTTTACAGTTTGACCGGCGGTGTGTGTGACTGAACTCACTGACACGGTTTAAAACGAGACCGGCACGTTTATATAAAGAAACGTCCGTTTTCCACAGCTCTTTGTTAATTTGACGTCGTGTATTGATAGTGAGTAGGCTAACACAAAGACCGTGACTCAGTATAAATCAATCTAGATGCTAACCTAGACATTTTAAGCAGAGACCGACTTAGAAGCGAAGTCTTGGGGAGTTTTAGTTTTTCGGGTTTAGGACAGGATGAAGTCTAAAATATCTGTCTGGAAAACGAACTGAGTGTTTTTATGCGAATAGTTTAAATCGTGAGGGAGGAAATATTTCcccttttacttttatttccttttagcTCGATGAAGTGTGACAACAAACTGCCTCAAATGTTAAGCTAGAAACACCCCAGCCTTTGCAAAGGGGTCTTGAAAACCACGTTTATTTGCCAAGTCAAGTTTATTTGGCAAATAAAACGACCCACTCAGAGCACAGATTTAGCTTTAGATCAAGAAATCCTCACACAGCTGTGGTTTCGCTAGCCGGTGTGCTAGCCTCCACCTCAGCCCTCAGAAATGTCGAATATCTCCAACGAAGCTGTGATCTTGATTAAAGATGTAAAGCCCGGATCGAAAAACCTTAATATCGTCTTTATTGTTTTGGAAATCGGTAAGTGGATTCACTGCTGTGTCGCTCGCGAGCGTTTATTAGCACGAGAGGAGCTAATTCCTCCGTGCTAACGTTCATGATTAACATGTCTAACGTCGCGCTTGACGCCTCTCTTGCTCTGTTCTTGTAGCTTTGGTTTTTCGCGCAACTGCCGCCGTGTAGCgcaattatgtgtgtgttttagtaagTTTGTTGCGGCTGAGATTTGACGGTGAACTTTGCTGTGCACGCGCAGGTCGGGTGACGAAGACAAAGGACGGGCACGAGGTGCGCTCGTGCAGGGTGGCAGATAAGAGCGGCAGCATCGCCATCTCTGTGTGGGATGAGCTGGGCAGCCTCATCCAGCCCGGGGACATCATCCGCCTCACGAGAGGGTACGAACCTCCTCCTGTCTAATTCTTTTCGAGCTTAGACACTGAGTTTGGCGATCCAGTAGCCACACAGAGTTCAAAGTGCTCTAAAATGCTTGGCATCATGTAAGACACCTTCAATAACTATGACCTATATGGTAACAATGTACaggaaataaacatgaattaagCCTTATGAACATggtacagatttatttatttatttttacttaaatgtttgTGTCCGGCTAGGTATGCTTCCATCTGGAAGGGGTGCCTTACACTGTACACTGGAAGAGGAGGAGACTTACAGAAAATTGGGGAGTGAGTATGAAATTCTCTCTCAATATATCATGTGCAATAAATCATTGGCCACGTTCATCATTTTGTGGTTTATTGACGTTGGGCAGCAACCATGCCCACTTGGCAGATAAAGTAAATTTTGTAATTAACCCTGGTGTCTCTTCCAAAATCTAGTGACTGATGAATCACTTCTGTTCACATCTGTTTTTCTATATGCAGATGCTTTGAGTGTTCAgtaaatgtctaaattaaaaaTCTGCGTTTGCGTTGTCATAGGAACCCTTATATCTCCGTTTTAAAATCCTCGCTTTCCGAGCATGGAAATTCATGGAAATGATAATAGTGTCACGCTCGGTGTTTAGTTTCAACCTAATTTAAAGCCTGCATGAAAGGAGCCCTCCAGGAGCATAACTGGACACCCCTGTCTGCAGTGAGATTTTGATTTGATGCTTTACTCAAACATTTAATGTTAGTTCAGATCGTGTGGCAGATGTACTAGGCAAAATGTGTGGGAGCACTTGTAGTTTCAGCCATTATTCtacaaaatgtgtatatataaaaaaaaaaataataatgtagaCTAATTGTATTCTTTAACAGGTTCTGTATGGTGTATTCTGAGGTTCCTAATTTCAGTGAACCAAATCCTGAGCTGCTAGCACAAGCTAACCAGCAGAACAAGACGGTAAGTGCATTCTTCCTGTTCATGCAAAGTGGCATCTCAGTGCAATGCCTCTGACTGTACTTCCTTTCGGTTATTTGCAAGCCTAAATTTGCTTCTGTTATGGGAAAACACTGCTCATTTTACATTCTACCTCATTTCAGCAGAACTCCTAAATTGAAATGTAGAAGCCAATGTTTGGTTTGCTGCTGCACATTTAAACACCAAGCCATTAAACTGCTTAACAGGAGGTGTTGGTTCATGACTAAAGTCAACAATGTTTTCTCTTGTCATCTCATTAGGGTAAAGAACAGCGGGGAAATTCTCCACCAAATCAAAATGCAGGTACTCCTGCGCAGACAGGTGAGCAAATGTCTAGTGCTTCTCAGTCAGTCCTACTGAGGTAACCAACATTGTTTTAGTAGTGGTAGCTTTGTGGTTTGGAATCTCCTCTGCTAACGAAGGTTGCAGGTTCAATCTCAGAAATTAGATTTACTGAGATCCCGCTCCTGTTTGTACCTACCGTTGGCATACTGTAAGTTGCTTTTGACAAATGTCTGCTTAACGATGCAACTAGAGTAACAGCTGTAACGCTTATTACAGTGTCTCTGTTATGTTAGTCACATTTCTTGTAACCATTTGTTCAACAGGAAATGGCACAGTGCCAGTATTTTCCAACAGTGCTGCACCTGTGCCTCGGGATGCCAATTTTGGGGGTCCAGGAAGACCAAATGGGCGTGTTCCAGGCAATGGGCCACCCCCGGTAACTGCAGGGGTTCCCCCTGCTCCATCCAAACCCACAGTTACCATAAGTAACGGCAGGGACCCAAGAAGGGCTTCAAAGAGATGAGACTGCGACTCCACTTCCATGTTCCTACTCCTCCCTAAAATCCCTCACAAACCATCCATACAATAAGCAAAACTACACTGCCAATCAAGAGAGATGAGGTTCAATGCTACTGTTCTACCACCTGTGCTTTTTGCTTTGTCATTTGCCAATATTTGCTTAGTATGATTACCATGAAAGGTTGGCATTCTTGTTACAGTTAATGGTTGGCACACTCTTTGTCCATTTGAGTGCTGCTTCAGTGGCCCACCGTTTCCTTTCCCTAAATGTGTTGAACTATACACCCTACTTGAACACTCGACGCACTTTCTTCTGTTAATTTATAGCGAATGCATTGTCATGTGATTCAGGAATGATTAACTGCTGTCGCAAATTGGGGAGTGAACTTCAAAGTGACTGATTATATGGGTTCTCCCCACCactttggccaaaaaaaaaaaaaaaaaaacttaccagAAGTGACCGTGTGAAAGGAAAGGTGATAGTTTGATTGAACACTTAGGATTATTTAATTAGGAATAAATCAAGAACGAAATGTTGGGAAATGAATCCTTGTGGTGGTGGTTGTAATTGTTCTACTTGATCTTTTGAGTGGCATTTACTCTTAAGACTGTTGCCTTTTTTATAGAGTGCAATGTGACCACAGAGGAAAAAATTCTGCGTATTCTTACTGTAACACcttttgtgtatgttttgttgTACAAAAGTGTAATACATCTGCAGCTGAACACTTTCTATTTCGGGTAAGCCCAATAGTTTTTCTACATATGCATCTAGATGTTGAGTGTGCACAGGATAGGATGTTTAATGCTTCTGGTAAAAGAAGAGTTAGACCATGAGAGGTGACTTCAAATTTTCCAGTTTGTGGTGTAGCGCCCCAACTTCATTCTGCAGACCTATATTAATTTGTCCTGCCGGGTAAAGTATGTTACtgggtgtttttatatatttctagtGACAGTGCGGGAACCGGATAATTTGATTTCTTTGAATATGGATTATGCAATATATGACTGTATTAAGAGtctaatatgtaatttaatagttaatattttaatagcgTCGCTTTTCATTTAGGTATATTTTGCCAGTTCCTGTGATTGTGGTTAGTTTGCGAgcactattaaaatataagcCAGGGATTTATGGTCAAGAAAAGCAGCTGAATTATTTGTGTGTAATACACACAAAATGTGTTCATGATCTGTACATTTCTTTGTGTTCACTTACTTTAGTACACagcttgtgtgtctgtgtatttgAAAAATCCTGAACTTTAAAGAAGATTAAGATCTGTGTGTTACAGCACTGATATCTGGGTACAGGCTATACAGTTCTGCTTTATAGTGTTGTGATCTTACATGGGAAGCTGTATCATATAAAACTGGCTGAAACAATCCAGTGccataaaagtcaaaactggCTTAAGTAATAGTTTAACAGCAGCATAGTgtcccatttttattttaatctgtaCCAAATGTGGATTACTTGAATTTAGCTGAAGTTTATATGATTACTGTCCCCATGAGTTTTTGATCTTTGACAAGACTGATGCAGCACAAGTGAAATGAGTACAGGTGAGgtgtgaaaaaagaaagacataagATTATGTTTAAAGCACCACATTACACTTAAGACTCTGTTTTACAGTATATCCCACCAGATGGAAGCATAAAATTAAGGTCAGGAATCCCCTGCTTAGGTTTTATATTCAACTCAGTCAAGCACAAACTTGTTtgaatgttttcaaaacatGTTTATCAGAATTCTTGTTCCTCATCTTGTGAAATTCGAGTTCCTGTTGCTGTCTGTACTTGCTAGCCCTGATATtctttcaatgcatttttgtaatagtATGTGTAATCTAGTATGTTAGCAATAGGAGAGTTTCTCCCTTCCCCCCTTAAGCACTAAATCACTTACATGTCCCAGATATAACATCCGTAACGCTCCGAATGAGATCATCAAGGAGTGGTCAAACTCCTCTGGCCC containing:
- the nabp1a gene encoding SOSS complex subunit B2 isoform X2, giving the protein MSNISNEAVILIKDVKPGSKNLNIVFIVLEIGRVTKTKDGHEVRSCRVADKSGSIAISVWDELGSLIQPGDIIRLTRGYASIWKGCLTLYTGRGGDLQKIGEFCMVYSEVPNFSEPNPELLAQANQQNKTGKEQRGNSPPNQNAGNGTVPVFSNSAAPVPRDANFGGPGRPNGRVPGNGPPPVTAGVPPAPSKPTVTISNGRDPRRASKR
- the nabp1a gene encoding SOSS complex subunit B2 isoform X1 yields the protein MSNISNEAVILIKDVKPGSKNLNIVFIVLEIGRVTKTKDGHEVRSCRVADKSGSIAISVWDELGSLIQPGDIIRLTRGYASIWKGCLTLYTGRGGDLQKIGEFCMVYSEVPNFSEPNPELLAQANQQNKTGKEQRGNSPPNQNAGTPAQTGNGTVPVFSNSAAPVPRDANFGGPGRPNGRVPGNGPPPVTAGVPPAPSKPTVTISNGRDPRRASKR